The following coding sequences are from one Humulus lupulus chromosome X, drHumLupu1.1, whole genome shotgun sequence window:
- the LOC133805425 gene encoding probable protein phosphatase 2C 59, with product MNTGGQSGNPSNNMGYLNSVLSSSSQVHADDAPVSGGGLSQNGKFSYGYASSPGKRSSMEDFYETRIDGVEGEIVGLFGVFDGHGGARAAEYVKQNLFSNLIRHPKFISDTKSAIADAYNHTDSEFLKSENNQNRDAGSTASTAILVGDRLLVANVGDSRAVICRGGNAIAVSRDHKPDQTDERQRIEEAGGFVMWAGTWRVGGVLAVSRAFGDRLLKQYVVADPEIQEEKIDSSLEFLILASDGLWDVVTNEEAVSMIKQIQDPKQAAERLMQEAYQRGSADNITCVVVRFLANNQGGSS from the exons ATGAATAC AGGTGGGCAATCTGGGAATCCAAGCAATAACATGGGTTATCTCAATTCGGTTTTATCGTCTTCAAGCCAGGTTCATGCTGACGATGCACCCGTGAGCGGCGGTGGCCTCAG TCAGAATGGAAAATTCAGTTATGGATATGCTAGCTCTCCTGGGAAAAGGTCTTCAATGGAAGATTTCTACGAGACAAGAATTGATGGTGTGGAGGGAGAAATTGTTGGTCTTTTTGGTGTTTTTGATg GTCATGGTGGTGCTCGTGCAGCTGAATATGTGAAGCAGAATCTTTTCAGTAATTTGATCAGGCATCCAAAGTTCATTTCTGACACAAAATCTGCCATAG CTGATGCGTACAACCATACCGACTCTGAATTTCTGAAGTCAGAAAATAATCAGAACAGAGATGCTGGATCAACTGCTTCTACTGCCATCCTAGTTGGTGACCGTTTGCTCGTTGCAAATGTTGGGGATTCCAGAGCTGTAATCTGCAGGGGTGGCAATG CAATTGCTGTTTCAAGAGATCACAAACCAGACCAGACTGATGAGAGGCAAAGAATTGAGGAAGCAGGAGGATTTGTTATGTGGGCTG GAACTTGGAGAGTCGGAGGTGTTCTTGCTGTTTCTCGTGCCTTTGGTGACAGACTGTTGAAGCAATATGTTGTTGCTGATCCAGAAATTCAG GAAGAAAAGATTGATAGCTCTCTCGAGTTCCTTATTCTTGCAAGTGATGGATTATGGGATGTTGTCACAAATGAG GAGGCTGTTTCGATGATTAAACAAATTCAAGACCCAAAGCAAGCTGCTGAGAGGCTGATGCAGGAAGCATACCAAAGAGGTAGCGCCGATAACATCACCTGCGTTGTTGTTCGTTTCTTGGCCAATAACCAAGGGGGTTCCTCTTGA
- the LOC133805439 gene encoding uncharacterized protein LOC133805439, whose amino-acid sequence MGIDKVAIIGHGIIIVRFVTVEQRNQVLNNGILFFDKKPLVMKSWSALEDFRKETFQKVPIWIQLSNLDLKYWGEKSLYKIVSQIGTPLQIDPITKAKEKFNFARIMIEVSIDQDFPQLISFLNEQDKHMDVIVQYEWKPSLCSVCKGLGHEATQCRKQPSKQAWVPKTVAVDPTMKAKTKIDKDGFQLW is encoded by the coding sequence ATGGGAATAGATAAGGTGGCAATAATTGGCCATGGCATAATCATTGTGCGTTTTGTTACAGTAGAGCAGCGGAATCAAGTTTTAAATAATGGAATTCTTTTCTTTGATAAAAAACCTCTTGTTATGAAATCTTGGAGTGCACTGGAGGATTTTAGGAAGGAGACCTTTCAGAAAGTACCTATATGGATTCAGTTGTCGAATTTAGATCTTAAATACTGGGGAGAGAAATCTTTATATAAAATTGTCTCACAGATTGGAACACCTCTGCAGATTGACCCGATTACAAAGGCCAAAGAGAAGTTCAATTTTGCAAGGATTATGATAGAAGTTTCAATTGATCAAGATTTTCCTCAATTGATTAGTTTTTTAAATGAACAAGACAAACATATGGATGTGATAGTGCAGTATGAATGGAAGCCAAGTCTTTGCTCGGTTTGTAAAGGATTGGGTCATGAAGCTACTCAGTGTCGAAAACAGCCAAGTAAACAGGCCTGGGTCCCAAAAACTGTAGCAGTAGATCCTACAATGAAGGCAAAGACTAAGATTGATAAGGATGGGTTTCAACTATGGTGA